One region of Brachyhypopomus gauderio isolate BG-103 chromosome 9, BGAUD_0.2, whole genome shotgun sequence genomic DNA includes:
- the cited2 gene encoding cbp/p300-interacting transactivator 2 yields MFDGVAPQKVGDRLCVSTPGFAQSGLQNFGCPGGSSARSAPACLYMSAGRKSLERFFFYFFDAEVRSVSVLRFGEHAPLVDLDYGLYSLGWIVSLTFPLSIAVKRIQQILPRRGMVDRMMAMNHGRFPEAVNGLHHNPSARRLGMGQFPLQQHAQQHAPQHGYNGLIGDHVHYAGGSVNANHGVRHAASSGNINGGHPNGNLPPPARFGAQFVGPAVTSQGQLAASMQLQKLNTQYYTQHAHPSHHHYMHELHPANHQLNGTGQQFRDNNIKYSAAGVPLNTHHMPVAMLPPNVIDTDFIDEEVLMSLVIEMGLDRIKELPELWLGQNEFDFMTDLVCKQQPSRVSC; encoded by the exons ATGTTTGATGGTGTTGCTCCACAGAAGGTAGGCGATCGCTTGTGCGTGTCAACTCCAGGTTTCGCACAATCCGGACTCCAGAATTTCGGGTGTCCGGGCGGGAGCTCGGCTCGCTCCGCCCCTGCCTGCTTGTATATGAGCGCTGGGCGAAAAAGCTTGGagcggttttttttttatttttttgatgCAGAGGTTCGGAGTGTGTCGGTTCTGCGTTTTGGAGAACACGCACCGCTCGTTGACCTGGATTACGGATTGTATTCACTCGGTTGGATAGTTTCACTTACTTTTCCGTTGTCGATTGCGGTGAAACGCATTCAGCAGATTCTACCAAGGAG GGGAATGGTAGACCGCATGATGGCAATGAACCATGGACGCTTCCCCGAAGCTGTGAATGGTCTCCACCATAACCCCTCCGCCCGCAGACTGGGAATGGGCCAGTTCCCGCTACAGCAGCACGCGCAGCAGCACGCGCCGCAGCACGGCTACAACGGCTTAATTGGAGATCACGTGCATTACGCAGGAGGGAGCGTAAACGCGAACCACGGAGTCCGGCACGCCGCGAGCTCTGGGAATATAAACGGAGGACACCCGAACGGCAACCTGCCGCCGCCAGCGCGCTTCGGCGCCCAGTTTGTCGGACCTGCCGTGACCAGCCAGGGGCAGCTCGCGGCGAGCATGCAGCTGCAGAAGCTCAACACGCAGTATTACACTCAGCACGCGCACCCTTCTCATCATCATTACATGCACGAGCTGCACCCTGCCAATCACCAGTTAAACGGGACAGGGCAACAGTTCCGAGACAATAACATCAAGTACAGCGCGGCCGGAGTGCCCCTAAACACGCACCACATGCCTGTAGCAATGCTGCCCCCCAACGTCATCGACACGGATTTTATTGACGAGGAGGTCTTGATGTCGTTGGTGATAGAGATGGGGTTGGACCGGATAAAAGAACTGCCCGAGCTGTGGCTGGGGCAGAACGAGTTTGATTTTATGACGGACTTAGTATGTAAACAGCAGCCTAGCCGAGTGAGTTGCTAA